In Stomoxys calcitrans chromosome 2, idStoCalc2.1, whole genome shotgun sequence, the following proteins share a genomic window:
- the LOC106084495 gene encoding methionine aminopeptidase 1 translates to MVQKCETPNCGKDATLQCPTCLKMGIPGSYFCSQPCFKGFWKEHKMIHALAEGAAKPKCPVEGGFNPWPNYRFTGKLRPAEKTPKRHVPEHIERPDYADHPDGRAASEEAMRGNSSIKVLDDDEIEAMRVAGRLGRECLDAAAQAVEVGVTTDELDRLVHEAAIERDCYPSPLNYYNFPKSCCTSVNEVICHGIPDLRPLQDGDLCNIDVTVYHHGFHGDLNETFFVGNVAEKHKKLVRVTYEALSKAIELVRPGVKYREIGNVIQRYVSPHGFSVVKSYCGHGIHRLFHTAPNVPHYAKNSAVGVMKAGHTFTIEPMISEGLSTVSQWPDDWTAVTGDGLYSAQFEQTLLVTDTGCDILTKRREKNGQPWFMDKL, encoded by the exons ATGGTCCAGAAATGTGAGACACCAAACTGTGGTAAAGATGCTACCTTGCAGTGTCCAACGTGCCTGAAAATGGGTATTCCTGGTTCGTACTTTTGTTCGCAGCCATGCTTCAAAGGGTTTTGGAAAGAGCACAAAATGATACATGCTTTGGCAG AAGGTGCTGCTAAACCTAAATGCCCAGTGGAAGGTGGCTTCAATCCTTGGCCAAATTACCGGTTTACCGGCAAACTGAGGCCAGCCGAAAAAACACCCAAACGACATGTACCCGAACATATTGAGCGCCCCGATTACGCCGATCATCCCGACGGTAGAGCCGCATCCGAGGAGGCCATGCGCGGCAATTCTTCTATTAAAGTTTTGGATGATGATGAAATCGAAGCAATGCGTGTAGCCGGCCGTTTGGGTCGTGAATGCTTAGATGCTGCTGCTCAAGCAGTTGAGGTGGGTGTAACCACCGATGAATTGGATCGTTTGGTCCACGAGGCAGCCATTGAAAGGGATTGCTATCCTTCTCCTTTGAATTATTACAACTTTCCCAAGTCCTGTTGCACTTCGGTGAATGAGGTTATATGTCATGGCATACCCGATCTCAGACCTTTGCAAGATGGTGATCTTTGCAATATTGATGTGACCGTCTATCACCATGGCTTCCATGGGGATTTGAATGAAACATTCTTTGTGGGTAATGTTGCCGAAAAGCATAAGAAATTGGTGCGTGTAACTTATGAGGCGTTAAGCAAAGCAATTGAATTGGTGAGACCTGGTGTTAAATATCGCGAAATTGGAAATGTCATCCAGAGATATGTATCCCCACATGGTTTTAGTGTGGTTAAGAGCTATTGCGGCCATGGTATACATAGACTCTTCCACACTGCCCCAAATGTGCCTCATTATGCAA AAAATTCTGCTGTTGGAGTTATGAAAGCTGGCCATACATTCACTATTGAGCCCATGATATCGGAAGGCTTGAGTACGGTGTCGCAATGGCCCGATGACTGGACTGCTGTTACTGGTGATGGCTTGTATTCGGCCCAGTTTGAGCAGACGCTTTTGGTTACAGACACTGGTTGTGATATTCTGACCAAACGCCGTGAGAAAAACGGGCAGCCTTGGTTTATGGATA